From the genome of Thermus albus:
CACGGGAGGGATCCACAAGGATGGCGGCCACCTCCTCGGCGGTGGCCGGGGTGTTGCGCAGGGTGTAGACCAGGCGCTTTTCCCCTTCCGTGAGGCTTCCCACGGGTAGGTTCAAGGCGGACGTGGAAAGGGCCTGCACCACCTGGCCAGGGGCCACGCCCAGGGCCTGCAGGCGGTCGGGATCCAGGTAGACCCGGATGGCCCGCCTGGGCGCCCCGGTGAGGCGGATGTCCGCCACCCCCGGGACCAGCTGGAGCCTGGGCTTTAGGGTGCGCTCCGCGTAGCGGAGCACCTGGGAAAGCTCTTCCCCGGGAGCCTCGAGGGCGACGTAGAGGATAGGGCTTGCCGAGGGGTCAAACTTCTGCACCACGGGGGGCGAGGCGTCCTTGGGAAGCTGGGCCCGGGCGGCGGCCACCTTCTGGCTCACCTCCACCGCCACCTTGTCCACATCCACCCCCTGCTGGAACTGCACGAAGACCAGGCTGAAGCCTTCCGTGGAGCTACTGCCGATGGTGTCCACCCCGCTTAGGGTGGAAAGGGCGTCCTCCAGGGGCTTGGATACCTGCTCCGCCACCTCCTCGGGGCCAGCCCCTGGGTAGCCCGTGGAAACCGCCACCACCGGCACGCTGAAACGGGGAAGGAGTTCCACCCCGAGCCCAAGCCCCAGGATTAAGCCCACCAGCACCAAGCCCACGAAGATGGCGGTGGCGAAGACGAAGCGCTCCACGAAAAAGGCCACCAGGGGGTTTTCCCTCACCGGACCACCTCCACGGGGTCGTTGTCCTTAAGGCCTTCGGGGACAGGATGGATCACCAGGCTATTGGGTTCCACGCCCGCCACCGCCGCCTGGCCGGCCTCCTGGGCCAAGAGGCGCACGGGAAGGCTTTGGGCCTTGCCCTCCTTGACCACAAAGACCCGGGCCTCCCCATTCCGGATCTGGATGCTGGCTAAGGGAAGGAGGATGCCCTCGGCCAGCCTTAGGCGGTAGCGCACCTCGGCGGGGCCTGGGAGAAGCGTGCCCTCCGGCTTCAGGACCACCTCCACCAGCCGGGTCTGGCCCGGCAGATCGGTTTTGCGCAAGAGGCGGGCCGCCACCTCCCGGCCATTTTGCCTAAGGAGGAAAGGGGTTTCGGGCGTAAGGGAAGCGGCCTGGTCTGGGGGAAGGTACAGCTTGGCCAGGAGGCGCTCCGTGGTGGCCAGGCGGAAGGCCCGGCTTCCCGCTCCCACGAACTCCCCCTCCTTAACCATGACCTCCACCACTTCCCCGGCGAAGGGAGCCCGGACCACGCTTTCCCTCAGATTCCTTTCCGCCTGGCGCACCTGAAGCCTGGCGGCCTCCACCTGGAGCTCCAGAAGCCGGATGTCCTCGGCCCGCTCCAGGCGGGAAAGGGCCTCCTTGGCGTTTTGGTAGGCGCTTTCCGCCTGGCGGTACTGGGCCTCGAGGACCTTGAGGTCCAAGGGGGCCAAGGCCCCCACCGAAAGCAGGGTCTGGCCCTCCTCATAGCGCCTTTTGGCCGCCTGGAGCTGGGCCTCCGCCGCCTGGAGCTGGGCCTTGAGGGCGGCCTGGTTCCCCGAAAGCTGGTTTCGGCCGCGCTCCAGGTTGGCCTCGGCTTGCTTTAGGTTCAGCCTTGCGGCCTCCAGGGTCTCCTGGAAGGGGGCGGGGTCCAAAAAGACCACCCCCTCCCCCGCCTGTACCCGGGTGCCGGGGGGAAGGGTTCTTAGGACCCTCCCCGAGGCGCCTGCCGCCACCAGGCTATCCTTTTCCGCCTGCAAGGTGGCGGAGGCCCGGACCTCCCGCTCCAGAAGGCCCCTTTGGGCGGGGACCGTGCGAACCTCCAGGGCCTGGGGTTTCCCTGGGGCCTGGGAAGGGGCCTCCCTCTTGGGGGCGCAGGCGCCCAGGAGGAAGAGGGTGAGGCCTAGGGCAAGGGGGAAGATATGGGCTTTGGGCATTCCATCCTCCTTAACGGCTGGCAAGAAGGCCGTAATAGGCCTTGAGGTAGGCGTGCTTGGCCTGTTCCCAGGACAGTTGGGCTTGCCTTAGGGAAAGCTCCTGCTGCAACAGGCCAAGCCGGCTGGTGAGCCCAGCCTGGAAACGCTTTTCCTCGGCTCGGTAGCGCTCCTGGGCTGCCCGGTAAGCCTCCTCCGCCGCCTTTACCCCCTGCAGGAGGGGGGAGAGCTGGCGGTACCTGGCCTCCAGGCCCAGTCTGAGGGTGCGTTCCAGGTTGGCCAGGTTGGTTTCCAGGGTTCGGATCTGGTCCTCGAGGGCCTCTATTTCCCTCCTGGCCACGAAGCTTTCGTCCATGAGCCCCCTTTGGAAGCGCAAAAGCCCCAAGGACTGGCTTAGCTGGAGTAGGTCCACGTGTTCCTGCAAAAGGGCCTCCACC
Proteins encoded in this window:
- a CDS encoding efflux RND transporter periplasmic adaptor subunit, which translates into the protein MPKAHIFPLALGLTLFLLGACAPKREAPSQAPGKPQALEVRTVPAQRGLLEREVRASATLQAEKDSLVAAGASGRVLRTLPPGTRVQAGEGVVFLDPAPFQETLEAARLNLKQAEANLERGRNQLSGNQAALKAQLQAAEAQLQAAKRRYEEGQTLLSVGALAPLDLKVLEAQYRQAESAYQNAKEALSRLERAEDIRLLELQVEAARLQVRQAERNLRESVVRAPFAGEVVEVMVKEGEFVGAGSRAFRLATTERLLAKLYLPPDQAASLTPETPFLLRQNGREVAARLLRKTDLPGQTRLVEVVLKPEGTLLPGPAEVRYRLRLAEGILLPLASIQIRNGEARVFVVKEGKAQSLPVRLLAQEAGQAAVAGVEPNSLVIHPVPEGLKDNDPVEVVR